The Streptomyces cadmiisoli genome has a segment encoding these proteins:
- a CDS encoding AraC family transcriptional regulator — protein MLRLATRHTTAVPRAHPPGAGRLPDEDAVRRWLGRIGAERVVTRAPALYGPRTLASGWRLDHPRGLPEHLVHFVVSGTCAVSAGREQHRLTAGSVLWTRPGAPFLLRGADDRPTVLHGFRLTGDPDGDACLGPLLYVEDAWDLRSTFDLLAAELPSTLPHRDEHIRGLLLVLFTALLRRAGRRPNGGPLSSSARHAIEDYVDTTIAERPRVSDLARVAGLSPDYFTRVFRRTFGMPPREWIVRRRIQRAALLLDQADRSVAQVAAALGYTDSFLFSRQFKAVMGVAPQNYRSR, from the coding sequence ATGCTGAGACTCGCCACCCGGCACACCACGGCCGTCCCCCGCGCGCACCCGCCCGGTGCCGGACGGTTGCCCGATGAGGACGCCGTCCGCCGCTGGCTCGGCCGTATCGGAGCGGAACGCGTGGTCACCCGTGCGCCCGCGCTGTACGGGCCGCGCACGCTGGCGAGCGGATGGCGCCTGGACCATCCCCGCGGCCTGCCGGAACACCTCGTGCACTTCGTCGTCAGCGGCACCTGCGCGGTGTCGGCGGGGCGGGAGCAGCACCGGCTGACGGCCGGAAGCGTCCTGTGGACCCGCCCCGGCGCCCCCTTCCTGCTGCGCGGCGCGGACGACCGGCCGACGGTGCTGCACGGCTTCCGGCTGACCGGGGACCCGGACGGCGACGCCTGTCTCGGTCCGCTGCTGTACGTCGAGGACGCCTGGGACCTGCGGAGCACGTTCGATCTGCTGGCGGCGGAGCTGCCGTCGACGCTGCCGCACCGGGACGAACACATCCGCGGACTGCTGCTCGTCCTGTTCACGGCGCTGCTGCGCCGGGCGGGCCGGCGGCCGAACGGCGGACCGCTGAGTTCATCGGCGCGGCACGCCATCGAGGACTACGTCGACACCACCATCGCCGAACGCCCGCGGGTCTCCGATCTGGCCCGGGTCGCCGGGCTCTCGCCCGACTACTTCACCAGGGTCTTCCGCAGGACGTTCGGCATGCCGCCGCGGGAGTGGATCGTGCGGCGGCGCATCCAGCGGGCCGCCCTCCTGCTCGACCAGGCGGACCGGTCGGTGGCGCAGGTGGCGGCGGCCCTGGGCTACACCGACTCGTTCCTGTTCAGCCGGCAGTTCAAGGCGGTCATGGGGGTCGCGCCGCAGAACTACCGCAGCCGCTAG
- a CDS encoding YfbM family protein: MSMIGEYLRVTAAELDRAIQDPDWALDFVEEVQDVEEETEPVSAEARHFSTYKTWDMLRFLLARAEFPVNVIHGEEPFAEDEDWGYGPPRYLQPERVRLAAEALRATSYAQLISSVDPAELISAKVYPLGWGEPGSLEWGRPCYDGLTQFFEAAARADDAMLVWLD; the protein is encoded by the coding sequence ATGAGCATGATCGGTGAATACCTGCGTGTCACGGCTGCTGAGCTGGACAGAGCGATCCAAGACCCGGACTGGGCATTGGATTTCGTCGAAGAGGTCCAGGACGTGGAGGAGGAGACGGAGCCTGTGTCGGCGGAAGCACGCCACTTCAGCACGTACAAGACCTGGGACATGCTCCGCTTCCTGCTGGCGCGCGCCGAGTTTCCCGTTAACGTGATCCATGGTGAGGAGCCGTTCGCAGAGGATGAGGATTGGGGATACGGGCCACCGAGGTACCTGCAGCCTGAGCGCGTCCGGCTCGCCGCGGAAGCTCTGCGGGCCACCAGCTATGCCCAGCTCATCAGCAGCGTGGATCCTGCTGAACTGATCAGCGCCAAGGTATATCCCCTCGGATGGGGTGAACCCGGCTCGCTGGAATGGGGGCGTCCCTGCTACGACGGCCTCACACAGTTCTTCGAGGCTGCTGCCAGGGCGGACGACGCGATGCTCGTCTGGCTGGACTGA
- a CDS encoding DUF6760 family protein: MLTYTADRLWEEVVYVAYYLHWSADSVLDLEHPARQRVIEEIGRINKRISAPDDGPDDD; the protein is encoded by the coding sequence ATCCTGACGTACACGGCCGACCGACTCTGGGAGGAGGTCGTCTACGTCGCCTACTACCTCCACTGGTCCGCCGACTCGGTCCTCGACCTGGAGCACCCGGCCCGACAGCGGGTGATCGAGGAGATCGGTCGGATCAACAAGCGCATCTCCGCACCCGACGACGGCCCGGACGACGACTGA
- a CDS encoding phage tail protein, with amino-acid sequence MPQAISAARFVVSFDQMAPSYFSELSGITSEVEPTEYIAADARTGAIVHTKQFGKTKPPTVTLKRGVDGTAHLLAWHTMVIAGNPGARMTGTLELQNASGQPQATFRLINAWPSKIEVGNLKAGMSEIVLETVTFTCEEVLPI; translated from the coding sequence ATGCCCCAGGCCATATCCGCCGCACGCTTCGTGGTGAGTTTCGACCAGATGGCGCCGTCCTACTTCTCCGAACTCAGCGGCATCACCAGCGAGGTGGAGCCCACGGAGTACATCGCGGCCGACGCGCGGACCGGCGCGATCGTCCACACCAAGCAGTTCGGCAAGACCAAGCCGCCGACCGTCACCCTCAAGCGCGGTGTCGACGGGACCGCCCACCTCCTCGCGTGGCACACCATGGTCATCGCCGGGAACCCCGGGGCCCGGATGACGGGAACGCTGGAGCTCCAGAACGCCAGCGGCCAGCCGCAGGCCACCTTCCGCCTGATCAACGCGTGGCCGAGCAAGATCGAGGTCGGCAACCTGAAAGCCGGCATGTCCGAGATCGTGCTGGAGACGGTCACCTTCACCTGCGAGGAAGTACTGCCCATATGA
- a CDS encoding VgrG-related protein has product MSTAGAPPAPLASIRVGRGGVALDDDLQNQVTLAVVDGRRNAPTMIEIMFRDAGADVLERAGIGLGSRVEVWTSPSGTTPEALVGAGEVTALEGDYVDLSLHTTVRAYDPSHRLQRASRVRTFVNMTDSGIAERIAREAGLRDVRIEPTRTSHTHLGQMNQTDWEFLGWRCREIGYEFGVDPDGVFFFRPGPARGTPPVELELQRNLRAFRPRVTAAALVPEVEMRVWDPLRARAVSTQADTAADPSVELTGANVAGTLDAVRDRTRPPTPAPAPSPLGPAPSTEGRIVTDTAPATGAAITAASLESLQGPAERLAGSLAEAQATAWGDPGLRPGGTVRVTGPPRPFAGTWTVSAARHVFDLTEGGYRTHLDLGTPEDRSLLGLTTAPGAAHSAPRMQGMVCGVVTNVHDPVGIGRVKVALPWLGPDHETDWAPVVQAAGGRRAGALLLPEIGDQVLLGFELGDPRRPYVVGGVLSDSSTYAPGGPAVEATGRTAEVVRRGIVSPSGNMLAFHDKMPAGAGRPATVSSVVLGTGNGALGLAVDQVAGTVTLTSRPGRPDSGAAAGRIHIDCGDGGSVDISAGAGGHVNVDGGATLSMRAQTSISIESAGTVAIKGSRIELN; this is encoded by the coding sequence ATGAGCACGGCGGGCGCTCCGCCTGCGCCCCTGGCCTCGATTCGGGTGGGCCGTGGCGGCGTCGCCCTGGACGACGACCTCCAGAACCAGGTGACGCTCGCCGTGGTGGACGGCCGGCGCAACGCCCCCACCATGATCGAGATCATGTTCCGTGACGCCGGGGCCGACGTTCTCGAACGGGCGGGCATCGGCCTCGGCAGCCGCGTCGAGGTGTGGACCTCGCCGTCCGGTACGACGCCCGAGGCCCTGGTCGGAGCGGGGGAGGTCACCGCGCTCGAAGGGGACTACGTCGACCTGTCCCTCCACACGACCGTGCGCGCCTACGACCCCAGCCACCGGCTCCAGCGCGCCTCACGGGTCCGGACGTTCGTGAACATGACCGACTCCGGCATCGCCGAACGCATCGCGCGGGAGGCCGGGCTGCGGGACGTACGGATCGAACCGACCCGGACGTCCCACACGCATCTGGGCCAGATGAACCAGACCGACTGGGAGTTCCTCGGCTGGCGGTGCCGGGAGATCGGCTACGAGTTCGGCGTCGACCCGGACGGGGTCTTCTTCTTCCGGCCGGGACCGGCGCGCGGTACACCGCCGGTCGAGCTGGAACTCCAGCGCAACCTCCGGGCGTTCCGGCCCCGGGTGACGGCGGCGGCACTGGTGCCCGAGGTCGAGATGCGGGTGTGGGATCCGCTCCGGGCACGGGCGGTGTCCACGCAGGCGGACACCGCGGCCGACCCGTCCGTGGAGCTGACCGGCGCGAATGTCGCCGGCACACTCGACGCGGTGCGCGACCGCACCCGGCCGCCGACGCCGGCGCCCGCCCCCTCCCCGCTGGGACCCGCCCCCAGCACCGAGGGACGGATCGTGACCGACACGGCCCCCGCCACGGGCGCCGCCATCACCGCCGCGTCCCTGGAGTCTCTGCAAGGACCGGCCGAGCGGCTGGCCGGCAGCCTCGCCGAGGCGCAGGCGACGGCCTGGGGCGATCCGGGGCTGCGGCCGGGCGGCACGGTCCGGGTGACGGGACCGCCGAGGCCCTTCGCCGGCACCTGGACCGTCTCCGCCGCCCGGCACGTGTTCGACCTGACCGAGGGCGGTTACCGCACCCACCTGGACCTGGGCACCCCGGAGGACCGCAGCCTCCTCGGGCTGACCACGGCACCGGGCGCCGCGCACTCGGCGCCGCGCATGCAGGGCATGGTCTGCGGGGTCGTCACGAACGTGCACGACCCGGTCGGCATCGGCCGGGTCAAGGTCGCCCTGCCCTGGCTCGGGCCCGACCACGAGACGGACTGGGCGCCGGTCGTACAGGCGGCCGGCGGCCGGCGGGCCGGAGCCCTGCTGCTGCCCGAGATCGGGGACCAGGTGCTGCTCGGGTTCGAACTCGGCGATCCGCGGCGGCCGTACGTGGTCGGCGGAGTGCTGAGCGACTCCAGCACGTACGCGCCGGGCGGCCCGGCGGTGGAGGCGACCGGCCGGACCGCGGAGGTCGTACGGCGCGGCATCGTCTCGCCCTCCGGGAACATGCTCGCCTTCCACGACAAGATGCCGGCCGGCGCGGGCCGGCCGGCGACCGTCTCCTCCGTCGTCCTGGGCACCGGCAACGGCGCTCTGGGGCTGGCCGTCGACCAGGTCGCGGGAACGGTGACGCTCACTTCCCGGCCAGGGCGGCCGGACAGCGGTGCCGCCGCCGGCCGGATCCACATCGACTGCGGCGACGGCGGCAGCGTCGACATCTCGGCCGGTGCGGGCGGCCACGTCAACGTCGACGGCGGAGCCACCCTCAGCATGCGCGCGCAGACGTCCATCTCCATCGAGAGCGCCGGCACCGTCGCCATCAAGGGCTCCAGGATCGAACTCAATTGA
- a CDS encoding phage tail protein — translation MDTSPAAGGLAMDNDTFFGAVSMAHNFTVAIDRSRYELGAWATASGLSVSWQVAEYRSGDHWNHPLVFPGVPQYEKIRLSRAACRDSRIVQEWLSETSIRNEPLTGAISLVNWEGQPTITWELKEFFPAAWGIEAFDSAGGSVALETLDLVHTGFLDDDLLPGNPGPPPRRAS, via the coding sequence GTGGACACGAGCCCGGCCGCCGGCGGCCTCGCCATGGACAACGACACGTTCTTCGGTGCGGTCAGCATGGCCCACAACTTCACCGTGGCCATCGACCGCTCCCGGTACGAACTGGGCGCCTGGGCCACCGCCTCGGGGCTCAGCGTCTCGTGGCAGGTCGCCGAGTACCGCTCCGGAGACCACTGGAACCACCCGCTCGTGTTCCCCGGCGTACCGCAGTACGAGAAGATCCGGCTCTCCCGGGCCGCGTGCCGGGACTCGCGGATCGTGCAGGAGTGGCTGAGCGAGACGTCGATCCGCAACGAGCCGCTGACCGGCGCGATCTCCCTGGTGAACTGGGAAGGGCAACCCACCATCACCTGGGAGCTGAAGGAGTTCTTCCCCGCCGCCTGGGGCATCGAGGCGTTCGACTCGGCCGGCGGGAGCGTGGCCCTGGAGACCCTGGACCTCGTGCACACCGGGTTCCTCGACGACGACCTCCTGCCGGGCAATCCCGGCCCGCCGCCCCGGCGCGCCTCCTGA
- a CDS encoding NADase-type glycan-binding domain-containing protein translates to MIRPGDLICGDCGQGNSPTRRFCARCGYELREAEVARIPWWRRLRRRRGPRVVALGTVDGQQSEAVPAPGGGFAAFWTQVKIVAGIVFGLSMMLYATWAPFRNTVNEQAAEVRATARGLLESQYSPVRPAKVTAERSVKGHGTKHLVDLNTATYWSAPYDARAQGGPEKVVVMVEFDRVVRLDQLIVTAGAQDAFTEHGRPRQMMLTFTNEKQMRLQLKDTAKPQKFSLDDATGIKTVRIEVTDVYASEKNKDVSVAELEFFSLLA, encoded by the coding sequence GTGATCCGCCCCGGCGACCTGATCTGCGGTGACTGCGGGCAGGGCAACTCCCCCACCCGCCGGTTCTGCGCGCGGTGCGGATACGAGCTGCGCGAGGCCGAGGTGGCCCGGATCCCGTGGTGGCGCCGGCTGCGTCGTAGGCGCGGCCCCCGGGTCGTGGCGCTCGGCACCGTCGACGGACAGCAGAGCGAAGCGGTGCCCGCGCCCGGCGGGGGCTTCGCCGCCTTCTGGACCCAGGTGAAGATCGTCGCGGGCATCGTGTTCGGCCTGTCCATGATGCTCTACGCCACCTGGGCGCCGTTCCGGAACACGGTCAACGAGCAGGCCGCCGAGGTCCGGGCGACGGCCCGGGGCCTGCTGGAGTCGCAGTACTCCCCCGTGCGGCCCGCGAAGGTCACCGCGGAGCGCTCCGTGAAGGGTCACGGCACGAAGCACCTCGTCGACCTCAACACCGCGACGTACTGGTCCGCCCCCTACGACGCACGGGCCCAGGGCGGACCGGAGAAGGTCGTGGTGATGGTGGAGTTCGACCGCGTGGTCCGCCTCGACCAGCTCATCGTCACGGCCGGGGCGCAGGACGCGTTCACCGAACACGGCAGGCCGCGTCAGATGATGCTGACCTTCACCAACGAGAAGCAGATGCGCCTGCAACTGAAGGACACCGCCAAGCCGCAGAAGTTCTCCCTCGACGACGCGACCGGCATCAAGACGGTGCGGATCGAGGTCACCGACGTGTACGCCTCGGAGAAGAACAAGGACGTGTCCGTCGCCGAGCTGGAGTTCTTCTCGCTGCTGGCGTGA
- a CDS encoding phage tail protein: MTTAPANHTSGSPGQGPGWAPGPSEAFDARPVRSPAAYPRAGMAMRFHVSLDESDTNLGMWSSCHGLQVQFTSKEITEGGQYCDRTLLPERVEYSTVTLERMMTQADSPRLQAWLARVAAQWTGYEYDNGTAGAYPGQNVTIRLFDHQGLLVTAWVLQHAVPKEWTGPDLDARSNSVALEKLSFDHTGFLRHDAPVGVAP; this comes from the coding sequence ATGACGACAGCACCCGCGAACCACACGTCCGGCAGTCCGGGACAGGGTCCGGGCTGGGCTCCGGGGCCTTCGGAGGCGTTCGACGCCCGCCCGGTGCGCTCCCCCGCCGCGTATCCGCGCGCCGGCATGGCGATGCGGTTCCATGTCTCCCTGGACGAGTCGGACACGAACCTCGGTATGTGGTCCAGCTGTCACGGGTTGCAGGTCCAGTTCACGTCGAAGGAGATCACCGAGGGCGGCCAGTACTGCGACCGGACCCTGCTGCCCGAACGGGTGGAGTACAGCACCGTCACGCTCGAACGGATGATGACGCAGGCCGACTCGCCCCGGCTCCAGGCGTGGCTGGCGCGGGTCGCCGCGCAGTGGACCGGCTACGAGTACGACAACGGGACGGCCGGCGCGTACCCGGGCCAGAACGTGACGATCCGGCTGTTCGACCATCAGGGGCTGCTCGTCACCGCGTGGGTGCTCCAGCACGCCGTGCCCAAGGAGTGGACGGGCCCCGACCTCGACGCCCGCAGCAACTCCGTGGCGCTGGAGAAGCTCTCCTTCGATCACACCGGCTTCCTCCGCCACGACGCACCGGTGGGGGTGGCGCCGTGA
- a CDS encoding putative baseplate assembly protein, whose amino-acid sequence MLPTPDLDDRRFQDLMDEARRLIARRCPEWTDHNPSEPGSTLLEAFAMMADQIIHRLNQVPDRLYVKFLDLIGLRMVPPAPARTPVTFWSTSAVTEAPLVVRGGTRVGTLRTETEEAVTFGTDHDASMVPGRLTHVLTHGPDDDGPLDREFGPQGVRVPFAAFGAPPRHGDALLLGLEKAVPGCAVRVGFDGRIDGVGVDPGAPPLVWEAWDGSVWSGCDVSTDGTGGLNRAGDIVVHVPEAHDTAVLGGRTAAWLRARVVEPADGLPGYTSSPVVHGLSTVTVGVTVTATNVEVVDREYLDDAEGVPGQRFAVPRGPVLAPYGEPVLEIAPRGDDTEWETWTRVDDFAGSGPRDRHFVLDAMAREVHLGPAVREPDGTLRRYGAVPPDGAAVRLRRFAVGGGARGNVAAGAVRSLLSSLPFVAGVENRAPGRGGADGETLAEAVARAPLMLRSSSRAVTAEDFESLAQQAAPELARVRLMPDGEPGAVRLLVVPAAPAGERVRLEHLVPARKTLDRVAARLDEVRLVGTRVMIEPPLYRGVTVVCRMTAHHRATGDRVRKDAEEALYRFLDPLPGGGPNGTGWPFGRPVQVGEIFALLQRVPGVDLVDDVRLFAANPVTGERGQESRRIDLPPNSLVVSYDHHIRVEERR is encoded by the coding sequence GTGCTGCCCACACCCGACCTCGACGACCGGCGCTTCCAGGATCTGATGGACGAGGCCCGCCGGCTGATCGCCCGGCGCTGCCCGGAGTGGACCGACCACAACCCCTCCGAGCCCGGGAGCACGCTCCTGGAGGCGTTCGCGATGATGGCGGACCAGATCATCCACCGGCTCAACCAGGTCCCCGACCGCCTGTACGTGAAGTTCCTGGACCTGATCGGGCTGCGGATGGTGCCGCCCGCCCCGGCCCGCACACCCGTGACGTTCTGGTCGACGTCCGCCGTCACGGAGGCGCCGCTGGTTGTCCGCGGCGGAACCCGCGTCGGGACCCTGCGCACCGAGACCGAGGAGGCCGTCACCTTCGGCACGGACCACGACGCTTCCATGGTGCCCGGCCGGCTGACGCACGTACTGACCCACGGCCCGGACGACGACGGGCCGCTGGACCGCGAGTTCGGACCGCAGGGGGTGCGCGTCCCGTTCGCCGCGTTCGGTGCGCCGCCGCGGCACGGGGACGCCCTGCTGCTCGGACTGGAGAAGGCCGTACCGGGCTGCGCGGTCCGCGTCGGCTTCGACGGCCGGATCGACGGGGTGGGCGTGGATCCCGGCGCGCCGCCGCTGGTGTGGGAGGCGTGGGACGGCTCCGTGTGGTCCGGCTGCGACGTGTCGACGGACGGGACCGGCGGCCTGAACCGGGCCGGCGACATCGTGGTCCATGTGCCCGAGGCGCACGACACCGCCGTCCTCGGCGGCCGGACGGCGGCGTGGCTGCGCGCGCGGGTCGTCGAACCGGCCGACGGCCTGCCCGGGTACACCTCCAGCCCGGTCGTGCACGGCCTGAGCACCGTGACCGTCGGGGTCACGGTCACGGCGACGAACGTCGAGGTCGTCGACCGGGAGTACCTCGACGACGCCGAAGGGGTCCCCGGTCAGCGCTTCGCCGTCCCGCGGGGCCCGGTGCTCGCCCCGTACGGCGAACCGGTCCTCGAGATCGCCCCGCGCGGCGACGACACCGAGTGGGAGACCTGGACGCGCGTCGACGACTTCGCCGGCAGCGGACCGCGGGACCGGCACTTCGTGCTCGACGCGATGGCCCGCGAGGTGCACCTCGGCCCGGCGGTGCGGGAGCCGGACGGCACGCTGCGCCGGTACGGGGCGGTGCCGCCGGACGGCGCCGCGGTCCGGTTGCGCCGCTTCGCGGTGGGCGGCGGCGCGCGCGGCAACGTCGCGGCCGGGGCGGTCCGCTCGCTGCTGTCGTCGCTGCCGTTCGTCGCCGGCGTGGAGAACCGCGCGCCGGGGCGGGGCGGCGCCGACGGCGAGACGCTGGCCGAGGCCGTGGCGCGCGCCCCGCTGATGCTGCGCAGCAGCAGCCGAGCGGTGACGGCGGAGGACTTCGAGTCGCTGGCCCAGCAGGCGGCGCCCGAACTGGCCCGCGTACGGCTGATGCCGGACGGGGAGCCGGGCGCCGTACGGCTCCTGGTGGTGCCGGCCGCGCCGGCCGGTGAACGCGTCCGGCTGGAACACCTGGTGCCGGCGCGGAAGACCCTCGATCGGGTGGCCGCCCGGCTCGACGAGGTACGCCTGGTGGGCACCCGGGTCATGATCGAGCCGCCGCTGTACCGGGGCGTCACCGTGGTCTGCCGGATGACGGCCCATCACCGGGCGACCGGCGACCGGGTGCGCAAGGACGCGGAGGAGGCCCTGTACCGGTTCCTCGACCCGCTGCCGGGCGGCGGGCCGAACGGCACGGGATGGCCGTTCGGGCGTCCGGTGCAGGTCGGGGAGATCTTCGCGCTCCTCCAGCGGGTACCGGGCGTCGATCTCGTCGACGACGTGCGGCTGTTCGCGGCCAACCCGGTGACCGGCGAACGCGGTCAGGAGAGCCGGCGGATCGATCTGCCGCCGAACAGCCTCGTGGTCTCCTACGACCACCACATACGTGTCGAGGAGCGGCGGTGA
- a CDS encoding GPW/gp25 family protein: MHNDHIGTGWAFPLGAGAGGALRTVSGQALLEQSMKLILTTYPGERPMLPAFGSRLRDWVFAGTDPDTLDDLSREVAASLAACEPRVTVQAVRAEPDPRDPTLVNIVITYAPKGSNDPRNMVFPFYSLPDEVPAADRDPEGE; this comes from the coding sequence GTGCACAACGACCACATCGGAACGGGCTGGGCTTTCCCGCTGGGCGCGGGCGCCGGCGGCGCCCTGCGCACGGTGAGCGGACAGGCGCTGCTGGAGCAGTCCATGAAGCTCATCCTGACGACCTATCCGGGCGAGCGGCCGATGCTCCCCGCGTTCGGATCCCGGCTGCGCGACTGGGTGTTCGCCGGCACCGACCCGGACACCCTCGACGACCTTTCCCGTGAGGTGGCCGCCTCGCTGGCCGCCTGCGAACCGCGCGTCACCGTCCAGGCCGTGCGGGCCGAACCCGATCCACGCGATCCGACCCTGGTGAACATCGTGATCACATACGCGCCCAAGGGAAGCAACGACCCCCGGAACATGGTCTTCCCGTTCTATTCGCTGCCGGACGAGGTCCCGGCCGCCGACCGGGACCCGGAAGGGGAGTAG
- a CDS encoding phage tail protein, producing the protein MRAAVDGLGSPYSLVDLLPAVYQEDPFTVRLTAGWDTVIAPVISTLDCLDAYLDPRLAPEDVLAWLAERLGTQLDEKWPEARKRAATAGALPGHRDRGTVGGVRERIALATGGTVQLVDSGGVFTSRTPGTPFPPDLPSTVEVRVTVRSDEETGFVDLDSLTQQCMPAHVPYRTEVVRG; encoded by the coding sequence GTGAGGGCGGCGGTCGACGGGCTCGGCAGCCCGTACTCCCTGGTCGACCTGCTGCCCGCGGTCTACCAGGAGGACCCCTTCACGGTGCGGCTCACCGCGGGCTGGGACACGGTGATCGCCCCGGTCATCAGCACGCTGGACTGCCTCGACGCCTACCTGGACCCGCGGCTCGCACCCGAGGACGTGCTCGCGTGGCTCGCCGAGCGGCTGGGCACGCAGCTCGACGAGAAGTGGCCGGAGGCGCGGAAGCGGGCCGCCACCGCGGGGGCGCTGCCCGGCCACCGCGACCGCGGCACGGTCGGCGGGGTGCGTGAGCGGATCGCGCTGGCGACCGGGGGCACGGTGCAACTGGTCGACTCCGGCGGTGTGTTCACCTCCCGCACGCCCGGTACGCCCTTCCCCCCGGACCTGCCCTCGACCGTGGAGGTCCGGGTGACGGTACGGAGCGACGAGGAGACCGGCTTCGTCGATCTGGATTCGCTGACGCAGCAGTGCATGCCGGCGCACGTTCCCTACCGTACGGAGGTGGTACGCGGATGA
- a CDS encoding GntR family transcriptional regulator: MPEQPPYLRIADELRRRIAEHEWEPGDRLPSRAQIGQECGVGENVVRRAQELLISQGVLEGRAGSGTYVAEPRQRVRVVRSSAREQPQGSPFRADMKAVGRQGDWESRTDAKVPAPADIAARLGIAEGDLCVRTSYEFLADGRPVQLSTSWEPYDLTAGTLVVLPEGGPHAGAGVVNRMAAIGITVSHAVEQPEPRQATAEEASLLGIQKAALVTRIQRTYYSDQGRPVETADIVLPAAHCEIVYEIPINR; this comes from the coding sequence ATGCCTGAGCAACCGCCCTACCTCCGCATCGCCGACGAACTCCGGCGGCGGATCGCGGAGCACGAGTGGGAGCCGGGGGACCGGCTTCCCTCGCGCGCCCAGATCGGTCAGGAGTGCGGTGTGGGCGAGAACGTCGTCCGCCGGGCGCAGGAACTACTGATCTCCCAGGGTGTCCTGGAGGGCCGCGCCGGATCGGGTACGTACGTCGCCGAGCCCCGGCAGCGTGTGCGGGTCGTCCGGTCCTCGGCGCGCGAGCAGCCTCAGGGGTCGCCGTTTCGCGCGGACATGAAGGCCGTCGGCAGGCAGGGCGACTGGGAGAGCCGGACCGACGCCAAGGTGCCGGCCCCGGCGGACATCGCGGCGCGGCTGGGTATCGCCGAGGGCGACCTGTGCGTCCGGACGTCGTACGAGTTCCTGGCCGACGGCAGGCCGGTGCAGTTGTCCACGAGCTGGGAGCCCTACGACCTCACCGCCGGCACACTCGTCGTCCTCCCGGAGGGAGGGCCGCACGCCGGGGCGGGTGTCGTGAATCGCATGGCCGCCATCGGCATCACCGTCAGTCATGCGGTGGAGCAACCGGAGCCCAGGCAGGCGACCGCCGAGGAGGCGTCACTGCTCGGCATCCAGAAGGCCGCACTCGTGACGCGCATCCAGCGGACGTACTACAGCGACCAGGGGCGGCCCGTCGAGACGGCGGACATCGTGCTGCCGGCCGCTCACTGCGAGATCGTTTACGAGATCCCGATCAACCGGTAG